In Coregonus clupeaformis isolate EN_2021a chromosome 15, ASM2061545v1, whole genome shotgun sequence, one genomic interval encodes:
- the LOC121582452 gene encoding gelsolin isoform X1 has protein sequence MQSVLFYWRCFAGLILFAATFSGNMVDHPEFEKAGQQAGLQMWRIEKFDLVAVPENLYGSFYTGDAYLILNTIKQRSGNLQYDLHFWLGDFCTQDESGAAAIFTVQMDDHLGGKPIQYREVQGHESKVFLGYFKAGLKYLKGGVASGFKHVVTNEVVMQRLLQVKGRRVVRATEVPVSWDSFNQGDCFILDLGSEIYQWCGSQSNHFEKLKATQVAKGIRDNERSGRARVYVCDDGAERDKMIEVLGDKPDLPEGSSDDIKADASNRKMAKLYKVSNASGDMAMSMVAAENPFSQSALESSDCFILDHGSDGKIFIWKGKEANLDERKAAMKAADEFIKKMGYPKHTQVQILPEMGETPLFKQFFKNWRDKDQTEGLGVAYVSNSIAKLEKVPFDAATLHDSPAMSAQHGMVDGGNGDKQIWRIEGSDKVEVDPSTHGQFYGGDSYIILYNYHHGGRQGHIIYMWQGSDSSQDEIGASAILGAQLDDELGGGPVQVRVVQGKEPAHLMSLFGGQPMVVYKGGTSRDGGQSAPAETRLFQVRSNSAGCTRAVEIDAVSSNLNSNDAFLLVTPGASFVWVGQGASDTEKNGTQQLCVILGVSSSELPEGGETDDFWEALGGKSAYRTSSRLRSNDKMDAHPPRLFACSNKTGNFIIEEVPGEMTQEDLATDDVMILDTWDQVFVWIGNEAHEEEKTEAMASAVRYIETDPANRDRRTPIVKIKQGFEPPTFSGWFLGWDHEYWTSDPLERAMAELEL, from the exons ATGCAATCAGTCCTATTCTACTGGCGATGTTTCGCTGGTTTGATACTATTTGCTGCAACTTTTAGTG GCAACATGGTGGACCATCCTGAGTTTGAGAAGGCTGGCCAGCAGGCGGGCCTGCAGATGTGGAGGATTGAGAAGTTTGACCTGGTGGCCGTGCCAGAGAACCTGTATGGAAGCTTCTACACGGGAGACGCCTACCTCATCCTCAACACTATCAAGCAGCGCTCCGGGAACCTGCAGTATGACCTGCACTTCTGGCTGG GCGACTTCTGCACCCAGGATGAGAGTGGAGCAGCAGCCATCTTCACTGTCCAGATGGATGACCATCTGGGAGGTAAACCCATCCAGTACCGTGAGGTCCAGGGACATGAGTCCAAAGTATTCCTGGGTTACTTCAAGGCTGGATTGAAGTACTTG AAAGGAGGCGTAGCATCTGGGTTCAAACATGTTGTTACCAACGAGGTGGTTATGCAGCGGCTGCTACAGGTCAAAGGTCGGCGTGTTGTCAGGGCGACGGAGGTGCCTGTCAGCTGGGACAGCTTCAACCAGGGAGACTGCTTCATCCTGGACCTGGGCAGC GAGATCTACCAGTGGTGTGGCTCCCAGAGCAACCACTTTGAGAAACTGAAGGCCACTCAGGTTGCCAAGGGTATCCGTGACAATGAGCGCAGTGGGCGAGCCCGCGTGTACGTGTGTGACGACGGGGCAGAGAGAGACAAGATGATAGAG GTTCTGGGAGATAAACCCGACCTTCCTGAAGGATCTTCTGATGACATCAAAGCAGATGCCTCAAACAGGAAGATGGCCAAACTGTACAAG gtGTCAAATGCCAGTGGAGACATGGCCATGTCCATGGTGGCAGCAGAGAACCCATTCTCTCAGAGTGCCTTGGAGTCCAGCGACTGCTTCATCCTGGATCACGGCTCCGACGGCAAGATCTTCATCTGGAAAG GCAAAGAAGCCAACCTGGATGAGCGTAAGGCAGCCATGAAGGCAGCAGATGAGTTCATCAAGAAGATGGGCTACCCTAAACACACCCAGGTGCAGATCCTGCCGGAGATGGGAGAGACGCCTCTCTTCAAACAGTTCTTCAAGAACTGGCGTGACAAGGACCAGACGGAGGGTCTGGGTGTGGCCTATGTCTCCAACAGCATCGCCAAGCTAGAGAAGGTGCCATTTGATGCTGCCACGCTCCACGACTCCCCCGCCATGTCTGCCCAGCACGGCATGGTGGACGGCGGCAACGGAGACAAGCAG ATCTGGCGTATTGAGGGATCAGACAAGGTAGAAGTGGACCCCTCCACACACGGACAGTTCTATGGCGGAGACAGTTACATCATCCTCTATAACTACCACCATGGAGGACGCCAAGGGCACATCATCTACATGTG GCAAGGAAGTGACTCTTCCCAGGACGAAATTGGTGCTTCAGCCATCTTGGGTGCCCAGTTGGACGATGAGCTTGGTGGTGGGCCTGTGCAG GTGAGGGTGGTCCAGGGCAAGGAGCCAGCTCACCTCATGAGCCTGTTTGGGGGGCAGCCCATGGTGGTGTACAAGGGAGGTACGTCCAGAGATGGGGGCCAGTCCGCCCCCGCAGAAACACGACTCTTCCAGGTGCGCTCCAACTCTGCAGGGTGCACAAGAGCTGTGGAG ATTGATGCTGTGTCCTCCAACCTGAACTCCAACGATGCCTTCCTCCTGGTGACTCCTGGAGCCTCCTTCGTGTGGGTTGGCCAGGGGGCCAGTGACACTGAGAAAAATGGCACACAGCAGCTCTGTGTTATCCTGGGGGTGTCCTCCTCAGAACTGCCTGAGGGCGGAGAGACCG ATGATTTCTGGGAGGCTCTGGGAGGGAAGTCAGCGTACCGCACCTCCTCCAGACTCAGAAGCAATGACAAGATGGACGCCCATCCACCCAGGCTCTTCGCCTGCTCCAACAAGACTGGAAACTTCATT ATTGAGGAGGTGCCTGGGGAGATGACCCAAGAAGATCTGGCCACTGATGATGTCATGATCCTGGACACATGGGATCAG GTGTTTGTCTGGATCGGGAATGAAGCCCATGAAGAGGAGAAGACTGAGGCGATGGCCTCCG CTGTGCGTTACATTGAGACGGACCCTGCCAACCGTGACCGCAGGACACCCATCGTGAAGATCAAGCAAGGGTTCGAGCCACCCACGTTCTCCGGCTGGTTCCTGGGCTGGGACCATGAGTACTGGACCAGCGACCCCCTGGAGCGGGCCATGGCTGAGCTGGAGCTGTGA
- the LOC121582452 gene encoding gelsolin isoform X2, producing the protein MVDHPEFEKAGQQAGLQMWRIEKFDLVAVPENLYGSFYTGDAYLILNTIKQRSGNLQYDLHFWLGDFCTQDESGAAAIFTVQMDDHLGGKPIQYREVQGHESKVFLGYFKAGLKYLKGGVASGFKHVVTNEVVMQRLLQVKGRRVVRATEVPVSWDSFNQGDCFILDLGSEIYQWCGSQSNHFEKLKATQVAKGIRDNERSGRARVYVCDDGAERDKMIEVLGDKPDLPEGSSDDIKADASNRKMAKLYKVSNASGDMAMSMVAAENPFSQSALESSDCFILDHGSDGKIFIWKGKEANLDERKAAMKAADEFIKKMGYPKHTQVQILPEMGETPLFKQFFKNWRDKDQTEGLGVAYVSNSIAKLEKVPFDAATLHDSPAMSAQHGMVDGGNGDKQIWRIEGSDKVEVDPSTHGQFYGGDSYIILYNYHHGGRQGHIIYMWQGSDSSQDEIGASAILGAQLDDELGGGPVQVRVVQGKEPAHLMSLFGGQPMVVYKGGTSRDGGQSAPAETRLFQVRSNSAGCTRAVEIDAVSSNLNSNDAFLLVTPGASFVWVGQGASDTEKNGTQQLCVILGVSSSELPEGGETDDFWEALGGKSAYRTSSRLRSNDKMDAHPPRLFACSNKTGNFIIEEVPGEMTQEDLATDDVMILDTWDQVFVWIGNEAHEEEKTEAMASAVRYIETDPANRDRRTPIVKIKQGFEPPTFSGWFLGWDHEYWTSDPLERAMAELEL; encoded by the exons ATGGTGGACCATCCTGAGTTTGAGAAGGCTGGCCAGCAGGCGGGCCTGCAGATGTGGAGGATTGAGAAGTTTGACCTGGTGGCCGTGCCAGAGAACCTGTATGGAAGCTTCTACACGGGAGACGCCTACCTCATCCTCAACACTATCAAGCAGCGCTCCGGGAACCTGCAGTATGACCTGCACTTCTGGCTGG GCGACTTCTGCACCCAGGATGAGAGTGGAGCAGCAGCCATCTTCACTGTCCAGATGGATGACCATCTGGGAGGTAAACCCATCCAGTACCGTGAGGTCCAGGGACATGAGTCCAAAGTATTCCTGGGTTACTTCAAGGCTGGATTGAAGTACTTG AAAGGAGGCGTAGCATCTGGGTTCAAACATGTTGTTACCAACGAGGTGGTTATGCAGCGGCTGCTACAGGTCAAAGGTCGGCGTGTTGTCAGGGCGACGGAGGTGCCTGTCAGCTGGGACAGCTTCAACCAGGGAGACTGCTTCATCCTGGACCTGGGCAGC GAGATCTACCAGTGGTGTGGCTCCCAGAGCAACCACTTTGAGAAACTGAAGGCCACTCAGGTTGCCAAGGGTATCCGTGACAATGAGCGCAGTGGGCGAGCCCGCGTGTACGTGTGTGACGACGGGGCAGAGAGAGACAAGATGATAGAG GTTCTGGGAGATAAACCCGACCTTCCTGAAGGATCTTCTGATGACATCAAAGCAGATGCCTCAAACAGGAAGATGGCCAAACTGTACAAG gtGTCAAATGCCAGTGGAGACATGGCCATGTCCATGGTGGCAGCAGAGAACCCATTCTCTCAGAGTGCCTTGGAGTCCAGCGACTGCTTCATCCTGGATCACGGCTCCGACGGCAAGATCTTCATCTGGAAAG GCAAAGAAGCCAACCTGGATGAGCGTAAGGCAGCCATGAAGGCAGCAGATGAGTTCATCAAGAAGATGGGCTACCCTAAACACACCCAGGTGCAGATCCTGCCGGAGATGGGAGAGACGCCTCTCTTCAAACAGTTCTTCAAGAACTGGCGTGACAAGGACCAGACGGAGGGTCTGGGTGTGGCCTATGTCTCCAACAGCATCGCCAAGCTAGAGAAGGTGCCATTTGATGCTGCCACGCTCCACGACTCCCCCGCCATGTCTGCCCAGCACGGCATGGTGGACGGCGGCAACGGAGACAAGCAG ATCTGGCGTATTGAGGGATCAGACAAGGTAGAAGTGGACCCCTCCACACACGGACAGTTCTATGGCGGAGACAGTTACATCATCCTCTATAACTACCACCATGGAGGACGCCAAGGGCACATCATCTACATGTG GCAAGGAAGTGACTCTTCCCAGGACGAAATTGGTGCTTCAGCCATCTTGGGTGCCCAGTTGGACGATGAGCTTGGTGGTGGGCCTGTGCAG GTGAGGGTGGTCCAGGGCAAGGAGCCAGCTCACCTCATGAGCCTGTTTGGGGGGCAGCCCATGGTGGTGTACAAGGGAGGTACGTCCAGAGATGGGGGCCAGTCCGCCCCCGCAGAAACACGACTCTTCCAGGTGCGCTCCAACTCTGCAGGGTGCACAAGAGCTGTGGAG ATTGATGCTGTGTCCTCCAACCTGAACTCCAACGATGCCTTCCTCCTGGTGACTCCTGGAGCCTCCTTCGTGTGGGTTGGCCAGGGGGCCAGTGACACTGAGAAAAATGGCACACAGCAGCTCTGTGTTATCCTGGGGGTGTCCTCCTCAGAACTGCCTGAGGGCGGAGAGACCG ATGATTTCTGGGAGGCTCTGGGAGGGAAGTCAGCGTACCGCACCTCCTCCAGACTCAGAAGCAATGACAAGATGGACGCCCATCCACCCAGGCTCTTCGCCTGCTCCAACAAGACTGGAAACTTCATT ATTGAGGAGGTGCCTGGGGAGATGACCCAAGAAGATCTGGCCACTGATGATGTCATGATCCTGGACACATGGGATCAG GTGTTTGTCTGGATCGGGAATGAAGCCCATGAAGAGGAGAAGACTGAGGCGATGGCCTCCG CTGTGCGTTACATTGAGACGGACCCTGCCAACCGTGACCGCAGGACACCCATCGTGAAGATCAAGCAAGGGTTCGAGCCACCCACGTTCTCCGGCTGGTTCCTGGGCTGGGACCATGAGTACTGGACCAGCGACCCCCTGGAGCGGGCCATGGCTGAGCTGGAGCTGTGA